Proteins encoded together in one Xylanibacillus composti window:
- the trmD gene encoding tRNA (guanosine(37)-N1)-methyltransferase TrmD translates to MRIDVLTLFPELFAPFFHTSILGKAHERGLVAMHAVNFRDFSANKHQIVDDYPYGGGGGMVLKPEPIFAAVESLLPNREAPQPEASGEEPQTAGSRPRVILMCPQGERYSQAKAEELAQAEHLIFICGHYEGYDERIRENLVTDEISIGDYVLTGGEIPAMAVIDSVVRLLPGVLGNERSAVTDSYSTGLLEYPHYTRPPEFRGWKVPDVLLSGHHENIERWRRRQSLYRTWQRRPDLIDEQSLTLEERKWLGEFERERAEEV, encoded by the coding sequence ATGCGCATTGACGTGTTGACGTTGTTTCCCGAGCTGTTCGCCCCCTTTTTTCATACCAGTATTCTCGGCAAGGCGCATGAACGCGGACTTGTCGCCATGCATGCTGTGAATTTCCGGGATTTTTCCGCGAATAAGCACCAGATCGTCGACGATTACCCATACGGCGGCGGCGGGGGCATGGTTTTGAAGCCGGAGCCGATCTTCGCGGCGGTCGAGAGCTTGCTGCCGAACCGCGAGGCCCCTCAGCCAGAAGCATCCGGTGAAGAGCCGCAAACAGCGGGCTCTCGACCGCGCGTCATCCTAATGTGTCCGCAAGGGGAGCGCTATTCACAGGCTAAAGCGGAAGAGCTTGCTCAGGCAGAACACTTGATTTTTATCTGCGGTCACTATGAAGGCTATGACGAACGCATTCGCGAGAACCTGGTGACCGACGAAATCTCCATCGGCGATTATGTGCTGACCGGCGGGGAAATTCCCGCAATGGCGGTCATCGACAGTGTGGTCCGCTTGCTTCCGGGTGTTCTTGGCAATGAACGGTCGGCCGTGACGGATTCCTACAGTACGGGTTTGCTGGAATATCCGCACTATACAAGACCGCCTGAATTTAGGGGTTGGAAGGTGCCGGACGTCTTGCTGTCCGGCCATCACGAGAATATAGAACGCTGGAGAAGGCGCCAATCTCTCTATCGAACCTGGCAGCGGCGGCCGGATCTGATTGATGAACAATCATTGACACTGGAAGAACGCAAATGGCTCGGCGAGTTTGAAAGGGAGCGCGCAGAGGAAGTGTAA
- the rplS gene encoding 50S ribosomal protein L19, with protein sequence MNQALLKAITEEQLRKDLPAFRPGDTLRVHVKVVEGSRERIQVFEGVVIKRRGGGISETFTVRKVSYGVGVERTFPVHSPKIDKIEVMRRGKVRRAKLYYLRSLRGKAARIQEIR encoded by the coding sequence ATGAATCAAGCTCTGCTAAAAGCGATTACGGAAGAGCAGCTTCGCAAGGATCTTCCGGCATTTCGTCCCGGCGATACATTGCGCGTGCACGTAAAGGTTGTCGAGGGCAGCCGCGAACGGATTCAGGTCTTCGAAGGCGTTGTAATCAAGCGTCGCGGGGGCGGAATCAGCGAGACTTTTACAGTACGGAAAGTGTCTTACGGTGTAGGCGTTGAGAGAACATTCCCTGTTCATTCGCCGAAGATCGACAAGATCGAAGTGATGCGCCGCGGTAAGGTTCGCCGTGCGAAATTGTACTACCTGCGCAGCCTGCGCGGAAAAGCTGCAAGAATTCAAGAAATCCGATAA
- a CDS encoding YraN family protein translates to MNSRRLGKKALGDAGERSAAAFLAARGYRLLEQNWRCRSGELDIIAEKGARLIFVEVRTRQSDRKGTAAESVDVRKQWKLRQLAQIYLQQSRRQEEQVQFDVLALMWNGSEWSIQHIEHAF, encoded by the coding sequence GTGAACAGTCGTCGTCTGGGGAAAAAAGCGCTGGGGGATGCGGGCGAAAGGAGCGCAGCAGCTTTTCTTGCCGCTCGCGGGTATCGCTTGCTCGAGCAAAATTGGCGCTGCCGCAGCGGCGAGCTGGACATCATCGCAGAAAAGGGTGCGCGACTCATATTTGTCGAGGTGCGCACTCGTCAATCGGATCGGAAGGGAACGGCTGCCGAATCCGTAGATGTCCGCAAGCAATGGAAGCTGCGGCAGCTTGCCCAGATCTACTTGCAGCAATCCCGCAGACAAGAAGAACAGGTTCAGTTCGATGTGCTGGCTCTCATGTGGAACGGCAGCGAATGGAGCATCCAGCATATTGAGCATGCTTTTTGA
- a CDS encoding ribonuclease HII, which translates to MLAYEKEYWERCGEWVAGVDEVGRGCLFGDVVAAAVILPKGWVCEEINDSKKLSEKKRESLYDQITEQAVAIGIGCVNAATIDKINIKQAARLAMKQAVEQLACRPHALLVDAEKVDVDIPQLAIIKGDALSQSIAAASIVAKVTRDRMCLKWDEQYPEYELALHKGYATKRHREALLRYGASPMHRRSFLKGILNEQQQLF; encoded by the coding sequence GTGTTGGCTTACGAGAAGGAGTATTGGGAGCGTTGCGGCGAATGGGTGGCTGGTGTCGACGAAGTCGGGCGCGGTTGTTTGTTTGGCGATGTCGTTGCAGCTGCCGTCATCTTGCCGAAAGGCTGGGTATGTGAAGAGATTAACGATTCGAAGAAGCTTAGCGAGAAGAAGCGGGAATCGCTCTACGATCAGATTACGGAGCAAGCTGTTGCCATCGGGATAGGCTGCGTGAATGCAGCTACTATTGACAAAATCAATATCAAGCAGGCGGCCCGTCTGGCCATGAAGCAAGCGGTTGAACAGCTAGCTTGCAGGCCGCATGCGCTGCTTGTGGATGCCGAGAAGGTGGACGTCGATATTCCCCAGCTTGCCATTATCAAGGGAGACGCGCTTAGTCAGTCGATTGCGGCGGCTTCCATTGTCGCGAAGGTGACGCGCGACCGCATGTGCCTGAAGTGGGATGAGCAGTACCCGGAATACGAGCTGGCCTTACATAAAGGATACGCCACTAAGAGACATAGGGAAGCCCTGCTTCGATACGGTGCGAGCCCCATGCATCGCCGAAGCTTTCTGAAAGGGATTCTGAACGAACAGCAGCAATTGTTCTAG
- the rpsP gene encoding 30S ribosomal protein S16 translates to MATRIRLKRMGAHKAPFYRVVVSDSRSPRDGRFIEEIGTYNPLAKPAQTNIDEEKALKWLKNGAQASDTVRSLFSKAGIMQKFHESKLQK, encoded by the coding sequence ATGGCAACACGTATTCGCTTGAAGCGTATGGGCGCTCACAAAGCTCCATTCTATCGCGTGGTTGTTTCCGACTCCCGTTCTCCTAGAGACGGTCGTTTTATTGAAGAGATCGGCACGTACAATCCGCTGGCGAAGCCGGCGCAGACGAATATCGACGAGGAAAAAGCGTTGAAGTGGCTGAAAAATGGCGCGCAAGCGTCCGATACCGTTCGTTCGCTGTTCAGCAAGGCGGGCATTATGCAAAAATTCCACGAGTCGAAGCTGCAGAAATAA
- the rimM gene encoding ribosome maturation factor RimM (Essential for efficient processing of 16S rRNA), producing MEKLFAVGKIVNTHGIRGEIKVVPQTDFPDVRFASGSKLMLVPPEALGEGAFPVTVKTARDHKTFLLVRLEEFDNINQVEKYKGGQLKVTEDQLLELEEGEYYYYEIVGCSVVTEDGEEIGVVKEVLTPGANDVWVVKRPKGPDLLLPVIDECVLAVDVEAKRVTVHLMEGLL from the coding sequence ATGGAAAAATTGTTCGCTGTTGGCAAAATCGTCAATACTCACGGGATACGGGGAGAAATCAAGGTGGTTCCGCAGACGGACTTCCCGGATGTCCGGTTCGCCAGCGGAAGCAAGCTGATGCTGGTTCCGCCGGAAGCGCTGGGCGAGGGAGCCTTTCCGGTAACCGTGAAGACAGCGCGTGACCACAAAACATTTTTGCTGGTGCGGCTTGAGGAATTCGACAACATCAATCAAGTGGAAAAGTATAAGGGCGGGCAATTGAAAGTGACGGAAGATCAGCTGCTGGAGCTCGAAGAGGGCGAGTATTACTACTATGAGATTGTCGGCTGCTCCGTTGTTACCGAAGACGGCGAGGAAATTGGCGTCGTGAAGGAAGTTTTGACGCCGGGCGCCAATGACGTCTGGGTGGTCAAGAGGCCTAAGGGACCGGATTTGCTGCTGCCGGTCATTGACGAATGCGTGCTCGCGGTGGATGTTGAGGCGAAGCGGGTTACCGTTCATCTGATGGAGGGACTGCTCTGA
- a CDS encoding KH domain-containing protein — translation MEQLILVIAKALVDHPDEVSVRAVEGDSAVTYELSVHPSDIGKVIGKQGRIAKALRTVVSSAAVKENKRVNVEILS, via the coding sequence ATGGAGCAATTAATTCTGGTCATCGCCAAAGCGCTTGTGGATCACCCTGACGAGGTGTCCGTTCGTGCGGTCGAAGGCGATTCAGCCGTGACGTATGAACTGTCCGTGCACCCGTCAGATATTGGCAAGGTTATCGGCAAGCAAGGCCGTATTGCCAAAGCGCTTCGAACCGTTGTATCATCCGCGGCAGTCAAGGAAAACAAACGCGTCAATGTGGAGATTCTATCCTGA
- the ffh gene encoding signal recognition particle protein has translation MAFEGLSSRLQNVFGKLKGKGKVTEDDVNEAMREVRLALLEADVNFKVVKEFVSKVKEKAVGQELAKSFTPGMAVIDIVNKELTELMGGTQSKLAKANKPPTVIMMAGLQGAGKTTTSGKLAKLLQKQNHKPLLVAADIYRPAAIKQLQVLGEQIKVPVFALGDKANPVDIAKQALEHAKEEHLDYVIIDTAGRLHIDEALMDELRQVHAAVNPDEVLLVVDSMTGQDAVNVAESFHQQLSLTGVVLTKLDGDTRGGAALSVKAVTGCPIKFAAMGEKIDSLEPFHPERMASRILGMGDMLSLIEKAQSSIDSEKAAELERKMRRAEFTFEDFLEQMEQVRKMGPLDQILDMLPGMGKVKGMKDLKVDEKQMGRVEAIIRSMTREEKQRPEILNASRRKRIAAGSGTSIQDVNKLIKQFEDMRKMMKQFSSMMGGAKKKGKMPKGFKFPF, from the coding sequence ATGGCGTTTGAAGGACTGTCCAGCCGCCTTCAGAATGTGTTCGGCAAGCTGAAGGGCAAGGGCAAGGTAACCGAGGATGATGTAAACGAAGCAATGCGCGAAGTACGCCTTGCTCTTCTTGAAGCGGACGTCAACTTTAAGGTTGTGAAGGAGTTCGTCTCCAAGGTCAAGGAGAAGGCGGTTGGTCAGGAGCTGGCGAAGAGCTTCACTCCGGGCATGGCTGTTATCGACATTGTGAACAAAGAACTGACCGAGCTGATGGGCGGCACACAGAGCAAGCTGGCCAAGGCGAACAAGCCGCCGACGGTCATCATGATGGCGGGCTTGCAGGGGGCGGGCAAGACTACGACTTCCGGCAAGCTGGCCAAGCTGCTCCAGAAGCAGAACCACAAGCCATTGCTGGTAGCGGCGGACATTTATCGCCCGGCGGCAATCAAGCAGCTGCAGGTGCTCGGCGAACAGATCAAGGTTCCCGTGTTCGCGCTCGGCGACAAGGCAAATCCGGTCGATATTGCCAAGCAGGCGCTTGAGCATGCGAAGGAAGAGCATCTGGATTACGTGATCATCGATACCGCAGGCCGTTTGCACATCGATGAAGCGCTCATGGATGAATTGCGCCAGGTGCATGCCGCCGTCAATCCGGATGAGGTGCTGCTTGTTGTCGATTCGATGACTGGCCAGGATGCGGTGAATGTTGCCGAGAGCTTCCATCAGCAGCTGAGCCTGACGGGCGTCGTCCTGACGAAGCTCGACGGGGATACGCGCGGCGGCGCTGCACTGAGTGTCAAGGCCGTCACTGGCTGTCCGATCAAATTCGCCGCGATGGGCGAGAAGATTGACTCCCTGGAGCCGTTCCATCCGGAACGCATGGCGTCGCGCATCTTGGGGATGGGCGATATGCTCAGTCTGATCGAAAAGGCGCAGAGCAGCATCGATTCGGAGAAGGCCGCTGAGCTCGAGCGCAAGATGCGCCGGGCGGAGTTCACCTTCGAGGATTTCCTCGAGCAGATGGAACAGGTGCGCAAGATGGGACCGCTCGATCAGATTCTTGACATGCTGCCCGGCATGGGCAAGGTAAAGGGCATGAAGGATCTCAAGGTCGACGAGAAGCAAATGGGCCGGGTCGAGGCAATTATTCGGTCCATGACCCGCGAAGAGAAGCAGCGTCCTGAAATATTGAATGCCAGTCGGCGCAAGCGTATCGCGGCCGGCAGCGGCACATCGATTCAGGATGTGAACAAGCTGATCAAGCAGTTCGAAGATATGCGCAAGATGATGAAGCAGTTTTCCTCGATGATGGGCGGGGCCAAGAAGAAGGGCAAGATGCCGAAAGGCTTCAAATTTCCTTTCTGA
- the ylxM gene encoding YlxM family DNA-binding protein produces MDRNALEKTNRINLLYDFYRMLLTDKQQMFMQYYFHEDYSLGEIANLFAISRQAVYEHIKRAETTLEDYEGKLGLVARHERRALLMEETIEHLDRLSDALEALPETDPGRASLLRLRQIAEELIGMDDDSSEGGDSHGV; encoded by the coding sequence ATGGATCGAAATGCGCTGGAGAAGACGAACCGCATCAATCTGTTGTATGACTTTTACCGGATGCTGCTGACAGACAAGCAGCAGATGTTTATGCAGTATTACTTCCATGAAGATTACTCTCTGGGCGAAATTGCGAATTTGTTCGCGATTAGCCGCCAGGCGGTTTATGAACATATCAAGCGGGCGGAGACTACGCTGGAAGATTACGAAGGGAAGCTCGGACTGGTAGCGAGGCACGAACGGCGCGCCTTGCTGATGGAGGAAACGATCGAGCATCTGGATCGGCTGTCCGATGCGTTGGAGGCGCTCCCCGAGACGGATCCCGGCCGCGCGTCCCTGCTCAGGCTGCGGCAGATTGCCGAGGAACTGATCGGGATGGATGACGATTCGAGCGAAGGAGGCGATTCGCATGGCGTTTGA
- a CDS encoding EscU/YscU/HrcU family type III secretion system export apparatus switch protein, producing the protein MNNRGQAKSSPAKGMRKAVALKYDPANQDAPTVAAKGKGLVADQIIEKAKEHQIPMHEDASLVEVLSKLDLDQAIPPELYQLVAEVLTFVYQSDQELKRREEGGSML; encoded by the coding sequence ATGAACAATAGAGGCCAAGCCAAGTCCTCTCCGGCAAAAGGCATGCGCAAGGCGGTAGCTCTGAAGTACGATCCGGCCAACCAGGATGCTCCGACTGTAGCCGCCAAGGGCAAGGGCTTGGTAGCTGATCAAATAATCGAAAAAGCCAAGGAACACCAAATTCCGATGCACGAGGATGCCTCACTCGTCGAGGTGCTGTCGAAGCTCGATCTGGATCAAGCCATCCCGCCGGAGCTGTACCAGTTAGTAGCAGAGGTGCTCACCTTCGTCTATCAGTCTGATCAGGAGCTTAAGCGAAGAGAGGAAGGGGGGAGCATGCTGTGA
- a CDS encoding TVP38/TMEM64 family protein, with amino-acid sequence MKKSSWLSLIVYAGCAAAALVYQDTIVHAIETNEASLLEMAGVAFLFAFVPVIPFGVIAALLGAQYGALLGGLMNVLCSTAAAVLFFFIVRGGFQEQSRAWLAKYGKAERWMSLLEQHAFLTILTARIIPVIPAVAVHIICAVSHVSLRTFAVATLLGKIPVMVVFAAMGDHYMTSPARAVWTGIIYMGILAVLLIGFRLMRPLRRN; translated from the coding sequence ATGAAAAAAAGCAGCTGGTTGTCACTGATTGTATACGCGGGTTGTGCAGCGGCGGCTTTGGTGTATCAGGATACGATTGTACATGCAATCGAAACGAATGAAGCCAGTCTGCTGGAAATGGCGGGCGTTGCCTTTCTTTTTGCCTTCGTTCCAGTCATCCCCTTCGGTGTGATCGCCGCGTTATTGGGGGCGCAGTACGGTGCGCTGCTCGGTGGATTGATGAACGTGCTTTGTTCCACAGCCGCAGCGGTTCTGTTTTTTTTCATTGTGCGCGGCGGCTTCCAGGAGCAGAGCCGGGCATGGCTGGCGAAGTACGGGAAAGCGGAACGTTGGATGTCGCTGCTCGAACAACACGCTTTTCTGACCATTTTAACGGCACGCATCATTCCTGTCATACCAGCAGTGGCTGTTCATATAATTTGTGCGGTCAGTCACGTTTCCCTGCGCACATTTGCTGTGGCTACATTGCTTGGCAAAATTCCGGTTATGGTTGTCTTTGCGGCGATGGGCGACCACTATATGACGAGTCCTGCGCGCGCCGTGTGGACAGGAATCATCTATATGGGCATCCTGGCTGTACTGCTCATCGGCTTTCGCCTGATGCGGCCACTTAGGCGAAACTAA
- the ylqF gene encoding ribosome biogenesis GTPase YlqF translates to MSVQWFPGHMAKARRQIEEKLKLIDLVIELLDARIPLASRNPMIDQILKNKPRLVLLNKADLADPEVTARWVEAFAQDGLSALPIDASSGKEVAQIVPKSKERLKEKREAQLRKGINPRAMRALIVGIPNVGKSTLINRMAGRSIAATGDRPGVTKAQAWIKVGTEMELLDTPGILWPKFEDEQVGIRLAATGAIKDEILNVEDIAFHTTKYLLEHYPDMLKERYDLDELPTVEQLEEPDQVVAVMEAVGRRRGCLQAGGMVNLEKASQALLRDLRSGRLGRISFETP, encoded by the coding sequence GTGAGTGTACAGTGGTTTCCCGGCCATATGGCCAAAGCCAGACGACAAATTGAAGAGAAGCTGAAGCTTATCGATTTGGTTATTGAGCTGTTGGATGCCAGAATTCCGCTGGCAAGCCGCAACCCGATGATTGACCAGATCCTGAAGAACAAGCCTCGTTTAGTGCTGTTGAATAAAGCCGATCTGGCCGATCCGGAGGTGACAGCCCGGTGGGTGGAGGCTTTCGCGCAAGACGGCTTGTCTGCGCTTCCGATCGATGCCTCCAGCGGCAAGGAAGTGGCTCAAATCGTGCCGAAGAGCAAGGAGCGGCTGAAGGAGAAGCGAGAAGCGCAGCTGCGCAAAGGAATCAATCCGAGAGCGATGCGCGCGCTCATTGTGGGGATTCCGAATGTAGGCAAATCCACGCTGATCAACCGGATGGCTGGCCGCAGCATTGCAGCTACAGGCGATCGGCCCGGCGTCACCAAGGCGCAGGCCTGGATCAAAGTAGGCACAGAAATGGAGCTGCTGGACACCCCGGGCATTCTTTGGCCGAAATTCGAGGATGAGCAGGTGGGCATTCGACTTGCGGCAACGGGCGCAATCAAGGATGAAATCCTGAACGTTGAGGATATTGCGTTTCACACGACCAAGTATTTGCTTGAGCACTACCCGGACATGTTGAAGGAACGCTATGATTTGGATGAGCTTCCGACAGTGGAGCAGCTGGAAGAGCCTGACCAGGTCGTAGCTGTCATGGAAGCGGTAGGCAGGCGGCGCGGCTGCTTGCAAGCGGGGGGGATGGTGAATCTCGAGAAAGCCTCGCAGGCGCTGCTTCGGGATTTGCGATCGGGTCGTTTGGGCCGCATTAGTTTCGAAACGCCTTAG
- the ftsY gene encoding signal recognition particle-docking protein FtsY, which yields MSFFKKLKERISLKTEEVTSKFKEGLTKTRTAFVEKVEDLITRRKKIDEEFYEELEEILISSDVGVNTVMTLIDDLRKEVRARKLEDPADLQPVLSEKLVEMLSGDEGNDNSLRLPDSGLAVVLFVGVNGVGKTTTIGKLAHRFKQEGKNVLLAAGDTFRAGAIEQLEVWGERVGVDVIKHQAGADPAAVMFDAVQAAKTRGVDVLLCDTAGRLQNKVNLMEELNKIYRVIGREIPGAPHEVLLVLDATTGQNALSQAKLFGEKTGVTGLVLTKLDGTAKGGIVIAIRQEMDIPVKFVGLGEKMDDLQEFDSEQFVHALFAGLIRDREAEEDQEKADA from the coding sequence TTGAGCTTTTTTAAGAAACTGAAGGAACGCATTTCGTTAAAAACAGAAGAAGTTACCTCTAAATTTAAGGAAGGCCTTACCAAAACCCGGACCGCGTTCGTGGAGAAGGTTGAGGATTTGATTACACGCCGGAAAAAAATCGATGAGGAATTTTATGAAGAGTTGGAGGAAATACTCATTTCCTCCGATGTTGGCGTGAACACAGTCATGACCCTCATTGACGATTTGCGCAAGGAAGTACGGGCACGCAAGCTGGAGGACCCTGCCGATCTGCAGCCGGTCCTGTCTGAGAAGCTGGTCGAAATGCTGTCCGGCGATGAGGGCAATGACAATTCGCTGCGTTTGCCGGACAGCGGACTGGCGGTCGTGCTGTTCGTAGGCGTCAACGGAGTCGGGAAGACGACGACGATCGGCAAGCTGGCCCATCGTTTCAAGCAGGAGGGCAAGAATGTGCTGTTGGCTGCAGGCGACACGTTCCGGGCCGGCGCCATCGAGCAGCTGGAAGTGTGGGGCGAGCGGGTTGGCGTTGACGTGATTAAGCATCAGGCAGGCGCAGATCCGGCCGCCGTGATGTTCGATGCGGTGCAGGCTGCCAAGACGCGCGGCGTGGACGTGCTGCTTTGCGATACGGCTGGACGGCTGCAGAACAAAGTCAATCTGATGGAAGAACTCAATAAGATCTATCGGGTCATCGGCCGGGAAATACCGGGAGCGCCGCACGAAGTGCTGCTCGTGCTGGACGCCACGACAGGCCAGAACGCGCTCAGCCAGGCGAAACTGTTCGGGGAGAAGACTGGCGTAACCGGACTTGTGCTGACCAAGCTGGACGGTACAGCGAAGGGCGGCATCGTCATTGCCATTCGTCAAGAAATGGACATTCCCGTGAAATTCGTGGGGCTTGGCGAAAAGATGGACGACCTGCAGGAATTCGATTCTGAGCAGTTTGTGCATGCCTTGTTCGCGGGGTTGATTCGCGACCGGGAAGCGGAGGAGGATCAAGAGAAGGCAGACGCTTAA
- the lepB gene encoding signal peptidase I, with the protein MEQTEQQSGQDNIGQADQQQASSSKNEWWEWIKALLIAFAIVFLVRHFLFTPTVVSGPSMEPNFYDKERLIVNKIIYDIREPRRGEVIVFHAPEHKDFIKRIIALPGETVQVDGDRIYINGQLLDEPYIEEEIAKAKANGMRYNRLADFSPTEVPEGTVFVLGDNRPNSKDSRFGDVGFIAYDQIVGRADLVFWPLTQMEILSHPDYEVEP; encoded by the coding sequence ATGGAACAGACGGAGCAGCAATCCGGTCAGGACAATATAGGGCAAGCGGATCAGCAGCAAGCTTCTTCCAGCAAGAACGAGTGGTGGGAATGGATCAAAGCTTTGCTGATTGCCTTCGCCATCGTATTTTTGGTTCGTCATTTCCTGTTTACGCCAACCGTAGTTTCCGGCCCGTCCATGGAGCCGAATTTTTACGACAAGGAACGGTTGATCGTCAACAAAATCATCTACGATATCCGGGAACCGAGACGCGGCGAAGTGATCGTCTTTCATGCTCCCGAGCATAAAGATTTTATCAAGCGCATCATTGCCTTGCCAGGCGAGACGGTTCAGGTGGACGGCGATCGCATCTACATAAATGGACAATTGCTAGATGAGCCGTATATTGAAGAGGAAATCGCCAAAGCTAAAGCCAATGGCATGCGGTATAACCGGTTGGCAGACTTCTCTCCTACCGAGGTGCCGGAGGGCACGGTATTTGTGCTCGGGGACAATCGGCCGAACAGCAAGGACAGCCGATTCGGAGACGTAGGTTTTATTGCGTACGATCAAATCGTGGGCAGAGCCGATCTCGTGTTCTGGCCGTTGACCCAAATGGAAATCTTATCACATCCAGACTACGAGGTGGAGCCGTGA